One genomic region from Chlamydia poikilotherma encodes:
- a CDS encoding ribonucleotide-diphosphate reductase subunit beta encodes MEADILDGKSKRVQLTSKRLVNCNQVDVNQLVPIKYKWAWEHYLNGCANNWLPTEVPMARDIELWKSKDLSEDERRVILLNLGFFSTAESLVGNNIVLAIFKHITNPEARQYLLRQAFEEAVHTHTFLYICESLGLDEAEVFNAYNERATIKAKDDFQMTLTGDVLDPNFSTDSVEGLSQFIKNLVGYYIIMEGIFFYSGFVMILSFHRQNKMTGIGEQYQYILRDETIHLNFGIDLINGIKEENPEVWTQELQDEIVALIQQAVDLEIEYARDCLPRGILGLKSSMFIDYVRHIADRRLERIGLKPIYNSKNPFPWMSETIDLNKEKNFFETRVTEYQTSANLNW; translated from the coding sequence ATGGAAGCAGATATTTTAGACGGTAAATCAAAACGTGTCCAATTAACTAGTAAACGCTTGGTTAATTGTAATCAGGTAGATGTGAATCAGTTAGTCCCAATTAAGTATAAATGGGCGTGGGAACATTACTTAAATGGGTGCGCGAATAACTGGCTGCCGACAGAAGTCCCGATGGCTCGTGATATCGAATTATGGAAATCTAAAGATCTTTCCGAAGATGAGCGTCGAGTAATTCTCTTAAATCTAGGATTTTTCAGTACAGCAGAGAGTTTAGTAGGAAATAACATTGTATTGGCTATTTTCAAGCACATTACAAACCCTGAAGCACGTCAATATTTATTGAGACAAGCATTTGAAGAGGCAGTGCATACGCATACTTTTCTTTATATTTGTGAATCCTTAGGGTTGGATGAGGCGGAAGTTTTCAATGCTTATAATGAACGTGCAACTATTAAGGCTAAGGATGATTTCCAAATGACCTTAACGGGAGATGTTTTAGATCCCAATTTCTCAACAGATTCTGTAGAGGGATTAAGTCAGTTTATTAAGAATTTAGTAGGCTATTACATCATTATGGAAGGGATTTTCTTCTATAGTGGTTTTGTCATGATTCTTTCTTTCCATCGCCAAAACAAAATGACAGGAATAGGAGAACAATATCAGTACATCTTGCGAGATGAAACTATTCATTTGAATTTCGGTATTGATCTTATCAATGGTATTAAAGAAGAGAATCCTGAGGTATGGACGCAAGAACTTCAAGATGAAATTGTGGCTCTTATTCAGCAGGCAGTAGATCTAGAAATCGAATATGCTAGAGACTGCTTGCCTCGAGGTATTTTAGGATTAAAATCGTCGATGTTCATTGATTATGTTCGTCATATTGCTGATCGTCGTTTAGAAAGAATTGGTTTGAAACCTATTTATAACTCTAAGAATCCATTCCCTTGGATGAGTGAGACTATAGATCTTAATAAAGAGAAAAACTTTTTTGAGACTCGTGTAACGGAATACCAAACTTCTGCAAATTTGAACTGGTAA